One window from the genome of Bremerella cremea encodes:
- a CDS encoding DUF1553 domain-containing protein, whose translation MWLKNIAFLSLVTIGLASLANWLLMPPKVQALDQPVVLRSNDFDSARQAVDRQFHAAWAEENLQPAHKAEDLTVARRLSLGLVGTIPSLAEIRMLEQRPEADRLQWWVDYLLNDRRYGDYIAERLSRAYVGTEGGPFLIFRKRRFVTWLSDQLMANRPYNELTHDLIAETGLWTDHPAVNFVTATVDQDGTKEPDVARLAGRLTRAFLATRIDCVQCHDDNLGGDLKQSDFHELASFFREAENSFVGITDKKGRPYEFQYLYANETVTVPAQVPFNQQLMDEEGGTLRERLANWVTHPENRPFARAIVNRMWAIMTGRPLVEPVDDIPLDGSFAERTLPAGMEPLVEDFIDHNFDMKRLVRLIAATEAFQLDSRAEHEVTPQHEKLWAVFPVNRLRPEQVIGSINQASSLHTLNAESHILTRLVTFGETNDFLKRYGDAGEDEFSQDAGTIPQRLLLMNGNLVKERTKDNFIRNAATKVSQLAPDNQTAIETAFLCVLTRRPTSQESEHFLAKLNNEALQTRRSQDFEDIYWALMNCTEFAWNH comes from the coding sequence ATGTGGTTAAAGAACATTGCGTTTCTCTCGCTAGTAACGATCGGGCTGGCCTCGTTAGCCAACTGGTTGTTGATGCCCCCCAAGGTGCAAGCCCTCGATCAGCCGGTTGTATTGCGTTCAAACGATTTTGATTCTGCCCGCCAAGCGGTCGATCGCCAGTTTCACGCGGCGTGGGCTGAAGAGAACTTGCAGCCTGCCCACAAAGCGGAGGACTTAACGGTGGCTCGCCGTCTTTCGTTGGGATTGGTAGGAACGATTCCTTCGCTGGCAGAGATCCGCATGCTAGAGCAGCGTCCGGAGGCGGACCGTTTACAGTGGTGGGTCGATTACCTTCTCAACGATCGCCGCTATGGCGACTACATCGCTGAACGTCTTTCGCGTGCATATGTGGGGACCGAGGGTGGCCCATTTCTGATTTTTCGTAAAAGACGATTTGTCACTTGGCTTAGTGACCAATTGATGGCAAATCGTCCTTACAACGAATTGACACACGATCTAATTGCCGAGACGGGACTTTGGACCGATCACCCAGCCGTCAACTTTGTGACGGCAACGGTCGATCAAGATGGTACGAAGGAACCCGATGTTGCACGCTTGGCGGGTCGACTAACGCGGGCCTTCTTAGCCACGCGAATCGATTGCGTTCAGTGTCACGACGACAATCTCGGGGGAGATTTGAAGCAGAGCGACTTTCACGAATTAGCTTCCTTTTTTCGCGAAGCAGAGAACTCGTTTGTTGGTATCACCGACAAAAAAGGGCGTCCTTACGAGTTTCAATATCTTTATGCGAATGAAACAGTCACGGTACCGGCCCAAGTTCCTTTCAATCAGCAGTTGATGGACGAAGAAGGGGGGACGTTGCGAGAGCGGCTTGCCAATTGGGTTACGCACCCAGAGAACCGGCCGTTTGCCCGAGCGATCGTCAATCGGATGTGGGCGATTATGACTGGACGCCCGTTGGTCGAACCGGTCGACGATATCCCTTTGGATGGAAGTTTTGCGGAAAGAACGTTGCCTGCTGGAATGGAACCCCTGGTCGAGGACTTTATTGACCACAACTTTGACATGAAACGCTTGGTTCGCTTGATCGCAGCTACGGAAGCATTTCAGCTAGATAGCCGTGCAGAACATGAAGTGACCCCCCAGCACGAAAAGCTTTGGGCAGTGTTTCCTGTGAATCGGTTGCGGCCAGAGCAAGTCATCGGCAGCATCAATCAGGCATCTTCCTTGCACACCTTGAACGCCGAAAGCCACATTCTGACTCGTTTGGTGACCTTCGGCGAAACGAACGATTTCCTGAAGCGTTACGGTGATGCCGGCGAAGACGAATTTAGCCAAGATGCCGGAACCATTCCGCAGCGGTTGTTGCTGATGAATGGTAACTTGGTGAAAGAACGGACCAAAGACAATTTTATCCGCAATGCGGCAACCAAGGTTTCGCAGTTGGCGCCAGACAACCAGACGGCGATCGAAACCGCTTTCTTGTGCGTGCTTACCCGCCGCCCTACATCGCAGGAGAGCGAGCACTTTCTGGCGAAGCTAAACAACGAAGCCTTACAAACACGCCGTTCGCAAGACTTCGAGGACATCTACTGGGCTTTGATGAATTGCACCGAGTTTGCCTGGAATCACTAA
- a CDS encoding DoxX family protein, which yields MANLATSFHKKVDRLLHRMQQPLSTLRYRLLILVVIAQAATLLITWPLWQVRDFPVHMPAFELSQIPFGGWLLLTLLYMLIQPRWGLVLHATSLLISFVFDQYRTQPQFIALAVLMLALIEDNGVILVRWFLATLWLWAGLHKLLSPDWFTHAAWDLVGGIVTDRAAYFQPFAWGVGIGEVIVGLLAILQPRWAAIPCLLMHVGIAIFLSPLFYDHNISVIPWNLATGIVGCWVMLNAPSVRPRFTWEWGIAAVLLLYPAGFYVGWVDHGVASVLYSNHLPEGLITTPEGTEVVQGWGALKVPFPNERRLLRIYFEQSASPGSKLHIDEQRSLLPDQYFVKRADHRVEEISRQEFHNKLAGEVAGIENDRRRNRFLLARAGVKMLKRDQTGPIYAVEMDPSRFRPELLRLLNRIPNIEQLNLAGCQVTNEDLKHLPILPKLEGIGLADTQVTDEAISLLRRQPQLKYIEHKGSRMTREAVLEFERQRKELDFG from the coding sequence ATGGCCAACCTAGCAACTTCTTTTCACAAGAAGGTCGATCGGTTGTTGCATCGTATGCAACAACCGCTTTCCACGCTGCGCTACCGCCTGCTGATCTTGGTGGTAATCGCCCAAGCCGCCACGCTGCTCATTACGTGGCCGCTATGGCAAGTGCGCGACTTTCCGGTGCACATGCCTGCGTTCGAGCTATCGCAAATTCCTTTTGGCGGGTGGTTGCTGCTGACGTTGCTTTACATGCTAATCCAGCCACGCTGGGGCTTGGTGCTGCATGCTACCTCCTTGCTCATTTCATTCGTTTTCGATCAGTATCGAACGCAGCCTCAATTCATCGCCCTAGCGGTCTTGATGTTGGCTTTGATCGAGGACAACGGAGTGATCCTCGTCCGCTGGTTCTTAGCCACGTTATGGCTGTGGGCCGGCTTGCACAAATTGCTCTCGCCTGATTGGTTTACTCATGCCGCTTGGGATTTAGTGGGAGGAATCGTCACCGATCGAGCAGCCTATTTTCAACCGTTTGCCTGGGGCGTAGGCATTGGCGAAGTAATTGTCGGATTGCTGGCCATTTTGCAACCTCGCTGGGCCGCGATTCCTTGTTTGCTGATGCACGTTGGAATCGCGATCTTTCTATCTCCCTTGTTTTACGACCACAACATCAGTGTTATTCCTTGGAACCTCGCCACCGGAATCGTGGGTTGCTGGGTGATGCTGAACGCGCCGAGTGTCCGCCCGCGTTTTACTTGGGAATGGGGAATAGCTGCCGTTTTGCTGCTTTACCCTGCTGGTTTCTATGTGGGCTGGGTCGACCATGGGGTGGCGAGCGTACTCTACTCGAACCATCTACCCGAAGGCTTGATCACCACGCCGGAAGGAACCGAGGTAGTTCAAGGTTGGGGTGCTCTCAAGGTTCCGTTTCCTAACGAGCGTCGTCTCCTGAGAATCTATTTCGAGCAGTCCGCGTCGCCTGGCTCAAAGCTACATATTGACGAACAGCGTTCGTTATTGCCGGATCAGTATTTTGTGAAGCGAGCAGACCATCGCGTAGAAGAGATTTCCCGGCAAGAGTTCCACAATAAATTAGCGGGAGAGGTGGCTGGCATCGAAAATGATCGCCGCCGCAATCGCTTTCTATTGGCCAGGGCCGGCGTCAAGATGTTGAAACGGGACCAAACAGGCCCAATTTACGCCGTCGAGATGGATCCCAGCCGTTTTCGCCCAGAACTGCTTAGGCTACTCAATAGAATTCCCAACATCGAGCAATTGAACTTAGCCGGCTGCCAAGTCACCAACGAAGACTTGAAACATTTACCGATCCTGCCGAAGCTTGAAGGAATTGGCTTGGCCGATACCCAAGTCACCGACGAGGCAATCAGCCTACTTCGACGGCAGCCACAACTCAAATACATCGAGCACAAAGGTTCACGCATGACCCGAGAAGCGGTCCTCGAGTTCGAGCGCCAACGCAAAGAATTAGATTTCGGCTAG
- a CDS encoding DUF1501 domain-containing protein — translation MNRFSSILGPEGCGTSAHFRRRTLLGAGAGLAWLTPLSQLLAVSADRKGSSSRPKSVIVLWMQGGPSQLETWDPHPGKKIGGDTKAISTSVKGLKIADTMPLSAECMDQVSLLRCVTSKEGDHERATYNMQTGYRPDPTLIHPAIGAVLCHELSAEGVEIPRHVSIFPEAWPARGGFLGNKYNAFKMYDPAGPLPDLPKRVSEARFEARMNDLNVLEASFAKGRRADLEANKTLHREMVQRARTMMSSEQIAAFNINNVPEETKKQFGDTPFGRGCLCATQLIATGVRCVQVTLGGWDTHANNHDLQSARAAVLDAGLSATIKRLQESEQWEDTIILCGGEFGRTPNINPAAGRDHWPHGFSVVLAGGGIQKGVVLGETDPMGTKITSETAGAVRVEDIHATIHSALGIDFQKDYQTPIGRPMAICQGTPIPQVLAEI, via the coding sequence ATGAACCGTTTTTCATCGATCCTAGGACCTGAAGGTTGTGGTACATCGGCTCACTTCCGCCGACGCACACTACTAGGAGCGGGAGCAGGGCTGGCTTGGCTCACCCCGCTCTCGCAATTGCTGGCGGTATCTGCCGATCGCAAGGGAAGCTCGTCGCGACCGAAATCGGTAATCGTGCTGTGGATGCAAGGAGGGCCGAGCCAACTGGAAACCTGGGATCCGCATCCTGGGAAGAAGATCGGCGGTGATACTAAGGCCATTAGCACTTCGGTGAAAGGCTTGAAGATCGCGGACACGATGCCTCTCTCGGCGGAATGCATGGATCAGGTCTCGCTCTTGCGGTGCGTTACTAGCAAGGAAGGGGACCACGAGCGGGCTACTTACAACATGCAAACAGGCTACCGGCCAGATCCAACGCTTATTCATCCAGCAATTGGGGCGGTGCTTTGTCATGAATTGTCTGCCGAAGGCGTCGAGATTCCACGGCACGTGTCGATCTTTCCGGAAGCTTGGCCTGCCCGCGGTGGTTTTCTGGGGAATAAGTACAACGCATTCAAAATGTACGATCCGGCTGGCCCTTTGCCTGACTTGCCGAAGCGGGTTTCCGAGGCACGCTTCGAGGCTCGTATGAACGATCTGAATGTTCTAGAGGCTTCTTTTGCCAAAGGCCGCCGAGCTGATTTAGAAGCGAACAAAACACTGCATCGAGAGATGGTCCAGCGTGCCAGAACGATGATGAGTTCCGAGCAAATAGCGGCATTCAATATCAACAATGTCCCAGAAGAAACCAAAAAACAGTTTGGCGACACCCCTTTCGGACGTGGTTGCCTTTGCGCGACGCAGCTAATCGCCACAGGGGTTCGTTGTGTGCAAGTCACATTGGGAGGCTGGGATACGCATGCGAACAATCACGATTTGCAATCTGCCCGGGCTGCGGTCTTAGATGCAGGGCTTTCCGCCACGATCAAGCGTCTGCAAGAAAGTGAGCAATGGGAAGATACGATCATTTTGTGCGGCGGAGAATTTGGCCGCACGCCTAACATCAACCCTGCTGCAGGCCGCGATCATTGGCCTCACGGATTTAGTGTGGTTTTGGCGGGAGGGGGTATTCAGAAAGGTGTCGTACTCGGCGAAACCGATCCCATGGGTACTAAGATCACGTCAGAAACGGCTGGTGCGGTGCGTGTGGAAGACATTCATGCAACTATTCACTCGGCACTGGGGATCGATTTTCAAAAAGACTATCAAACGCCCATTGGCCGACCGATGGCGATTTGCCAGGGGACGCCTATCCCACAGGTACTAGCCGAAATCTAA